One stretch of Bosea vaviloviae DNA includes these proteins:
- a CDS encoding VOC family protein produces the protein MLDANFIILYVDSPLASARFYADLLGREPLDSSATFAMFALPSGIMLGLWSRHTVEPAAGAAGGGAEIAMTATDAAAVDAAHVDWAARGLAILQAPTDLDFGRTFVALDPDGHRLRVFAPAQA, from the coding sequence ATGCTGGATGCCAATTTCATCATTCTCTATGTCGACAGCCCGCTCGCGAGCGCCCGGTTTTACGCCGACCTGCTCGGCCGCGAGCCGCTCGATTCGTCTGCGACCTTCGCGATGTTCGCCTTGCCGTCGGGCATCATGCTGGGACTGTGGTCGCGCCACACTGTCGAACCTGCGGCGGGGGCGGCTGGCGGCGGCGCGGAGATCGCCATGACGGCCACTGATGCCGCTGCTGTGGATGCCGCCCACGTCGACTGGGCGGCGCGGGGGCTGGCCATCCTGCAAGCGCCAACGGATCTCGATTTCGGCCGCACCTTCGTGGCGCTCGACCCCGATGGCCACCGCCTGCGGGTCTTCGCGCCCGCGCAGGCGTGA
- a CDS encoding helix-turn-helix transcriptional regulator, which yields MSRSQRLLDLVQVLRRHRRPVSGRRLAEQTGISIRTLYRDIATLQGQGAPIEGEPGLGYVLHPGFMLPPLMFTEDEIEALVLGSRWVADRADERLGAAARDAMAKIAAVLPADLRERAEASALLVGPGAAISEGRIDLGLIRKAIRSERKLAILYRNGKEARSERVIWPFALSFFDHVRIVVAWCELRRGFRHFRADRIAELTALEMRYPRRRLALLKEWRESEGIPPPE from the coding sequence ATGTCGCGCTCGCAGCGCCTGCTCGATCTGGTTCAGGTGCTGCGCCGGCATCGCAGGCCGGTCAGCGGCCGCAGGCTCGCCGAGCAAACCGGCATCAGCATCCGCACGCTCTATCGCGATATCGCGACCTTGCAGGGGCAGGGCGCGCCGATCGAGGGGGAGCCCGGCCTCGGCTATGTGCTGCATCCGGGCTTCATGCTGCCGCCGCTGATGTTCACGGAAGACGAGATCGAGGCGCTGGTGTTGGGTTCGCGCTGGGTTGCGGACCGGGCCGATGAGCGCCTGGGCGCGGCGGCGCGCGACGCCATGGCCAAGATCGCGGCGGTTCTGCCGGCTGATCTGCGTGAGCGCGCTGAGGCTTCGGCGCTGCTCGTCGGGCCCGGCGCGGCGATCAGCGAAGGCCGCATCGATCTCGGCCTCATCCGCAAGGCCATTCGCTCTGAACGGAAGCTCGCCATCCTTTATCGCAATGGCAAGGAGGCGCGCTCGGAGCGCGTGATCTGGCCTTTCGCGCTGAGCTTCTTCGATCATGTCCGGATCGTCGTCGCCTGGTGTGAATTGCGGCGGGGGTTCCGGCATTTCCGCGCCGACCGCATCGCCGAATTGACCGCGCTGGAGATGCGCTATCCACGCCGCAGGCTGGCGCTCCTCAAGGAATGGCGCGAGAGCGAGGGCATCCCGCCGCCGGAATAA
- the tsf gene encoding translation elongation factor Ts, with the protein MAAITAGMVKELRDKTGAGMMDCKTALSAVDGNIEAAIDWLRTKGLAKAAKKAGRVAAEGLVAVAIVGHSGVVIELNSETDFVARNLEFQALAHGIANVALERGGDVDAVLAHHYPGGGTVSEAVANAIATIGENMTLRRVASLKVSAGLIGSYVHGAVADGLGKIGVIVALESTGNTDELAVLGRQLAMHVAATNPVALDLASVDPEVLAREKAILAEKNAGKPANVLEKITESGLKSYAKEYCLLEQAYIHDGSKSVGQVLKELEGKVGAPVKLTGFARFALGEGIEKEEQDFAAEVAAAGGTTG; encoded by the coding sequence ATGGCAGCGATCACCGCCGGCATGGTGAAGGAACTCCGCGACAAGACCGGCGCGGGCATGATGGACTGTAAGACCGCGCTCAGCGCCGTCGACGGCAACATCGAGGCCGCGATCGACTGGCTGCGCACCAAGGGCCTCGCCAAGGCCGCCAAGAAGGCCGGCCGCGTCGCTGCCGAAGGTCTCGTCGCCGTTGCGATCGTCGGCCATAGCGGCGTTGTCATCGAGCTGAACTCGGAGACGGATTTCGTCGCGCGCAACCTCGAATTCCAGGCGCTCGCTCATGGCATCGCCAATGTCGCGCTTGAGCGCGGCGGCGACGTCGATGCGGTGCTCGCCCATCACTATCCCGGCGGCGGCACGGTTTCCGAGGCGGTTGCCAACGCCATCGCCACCATCGGCGAGAACATGACGCTGCGCCGCGTCGCCTCGCTGAAGGTTTCGGCCGGCCTGATCGGCTCCTATGTCCATGGCGCGGTCGCCGACGGCCTCGGCAAGATCGGCGTCATCGTCGCGCTGGAATCGACCGGCAACACCGACGAGCTCGCCGTGCTCGGCCGTCAGCTTGCCATGCATGTCGCGGCGACCAACCCGGTTGCGCTCGATCTTGCTTCGGTCGATCCCGAGGTGCTGGCTCGCGAGAAGGCGATCCTGGCCGAAAAGAACGCCGGCAAGCCCGCCAATGTGCTCGAGAAGATCACCGAGAGCGGCCTGAAGAGCTACGCCAAGGAATATTGCCTGCTCGAGCAGGCCTATATCCATGACGGCTCGAAGTCGGTCGGCCAGGTGCTCAAGGAGCTCGAAGGCAAGGTCGGCGCTCCGGTGAAGCTCACCGGCTTCGCGCGCTTTGCGCTCGGCGAAGGCATCGAGAAGGAAGAGCAGGATTTCGCGGCGGAGGTCGCAGCCGCCGGCGGTACGACGGGCTGA
- a CDS encoding 30S ribosomal protein S2, whose protein sequence is MALPDFSMRQLLEAGAHFGHQSHRWNPKMSPYIFGTRNNIHILDLSQSVPMLSRALQAVSDTVARGGRVLFVGTKRQAQDSIADAAKRSAQYYVNSRWLGGMLTNWKTISASIQRLRKVDELLNGGGTGLTKKERLMLARERDKLERALGGIKDMGGTPDMVFVIDTNKEALAIKEAQRLGIPVAAIIDSNSDPDGITFPVPANDDAGRAIALYCDLVARSAIDGISRASGDHGIDLGAAEAPVVEEVVAEPANDAGPTFELLTAPRGAPDDLMKLSGMGPELVQKLNDGGLFHFWQFAAMSPADVTKVDHDLKLAGRIERDGWVAQARDLADA, encoded by the coding sequence ATGGCTCTGCCAGATTTCTCTATGCGCCAGTTGCTCGAGGCCGGCGCGCATTTCGGCCACCAGTCGCATCGCTGGAACCCGAAAATGTCGCCCTACATCTTCGGCACGCGCAACAACATCCACATTCTTGACCTGTCGCAGTCGGTGCCGATGCTGTCGCGCGCCCTGCAGGCGGTCTCGGATACCGTCGCCCGCGGCGGCCGCGTCCTCTTCGTCGGCACCAAGCGCCAGGCGCAGGATTCGATCGCCGACGCTGCCAAGCGCTCGGCTCAGTATTATGTCAATTCGCGTTGGCTCGGCGGCATGCTGACCAACTGGAAGACCATCTCGGCTTCGATCCAGCGCCTGCGCAAGGTTGATGAGCTCCTCAATGGAGGTGGCACCGGCCTGACCAAGAAAGAGCGCCTGATGCTGGCGCGCGAGCGCGACAAGCTCGAGCGCGCGCTCGGCGGCATCAAGGACATGGGCGGCACGCCCGACATGGTCTTCGTGATCGACACCAATAAGGAAGCACTTGCGATCAAGGAGGCCCAGCGCCTCGGCATCCCAGTCGCCGCCATCATCGACTCGAACAGCGATCCGGACGGCATCACCTTCCCGGTTCCGGCCAATGACGACGCTGGCCGCGCCATCGCGCTCTATTGCGATCTGGTCGCGCGCTCGGCCATCGACGGCATCTCGCGCGCTTCGGGCGACCATGGCATCGATCTCGGCGCCGCCGAGGCCCCGGTCGTCGAGGAGGTTGTCGCTGAGCCCGCCAACGATGCCGGCCCGACCTTCGAGCTGCTGACCGCGCCGCGCGGCGCGCCGGACGATCTCATGAAGCTTTCCGGCATGGGCCCTGAGCTCGTCCAGAAGCTCAATGATGGTGGCCTGTTCCATTTCTGGCAGTTCGCTGCGATGTCGCCTGCCGATGTGACCAAGGTCGATCACGACCTGAAGCTCGCCGGTCGCATCGAGCGTGACGGCTGGGTCGCCCAGGCGCGCGATCTCGCCGACGCGTGA
- the pncA gene encoding bifunctional nicotinamidase/pyrazinamidase, whose product MLNSIVVDRRSLIAGATVLSIAAAVRPLCAQAQEKPMIDARTALIVVDVQNDFCPGGNLAVTRGDEVVAVINALGKHFETIVLTQDWHPAGHSSFATSHPGKKPFELIQMPYGPQVLWPDHCIQGSKGAEFRADLDLPRAQTIVRKGYRPEIDSYSGFVEADRKTPTGLGGYLKERGVTRAVVVGLATDFCVSWTAQDAAKAGLETLVVEEACRAIDLNGSLAKAWADMAALGIKRIKAADLPG is encoded by the coding sequence ATGCTGAATTCCATTGTCGTCGATCGTCGCAGCCTGATCGCGGGCGCGACGGTGCTGAGCATCGCCGCCGCGGTCCGGCCGCTATGCGCACAAGCGCAGGAGAAACCGATGATCGACGCCCGCACCGCGCTCATCGTCGTCGATGTGCAGAACGATTTCTGCCCGGGCGGCAATCTCGCCGTGACCAGGGGCGATGAGGTCGTCGCGGTGATCAATGCGCTGGGCAAGCATTTCGAGACCATCGTCCTGACGCAGGATTGGCATCCCGCCGGCCACTCCTCCTTCGCCACGAGCCATCCCGGCAAGAAGCCCTTCGAACTGATCCAGATGCCTTATGGCCCGCAGGTGCTGTGGCCGGACCATTGCATTCAGGGCAGCAAGGGCGCCGAATTCCGAGCCGATCTCGATCTGCCCCGCGCCCAGACCATCGTCCGGAAAGGCTACCGGCCGGAGATCGACAGTTATTCGGGCTTCGTCGAGGCCGACCGCAAGACGCCGACGGGCCTGGGCGGATACCTCAAGGAGCGCGGCGTCACGCGCGCTGTCGTCGTCGGCCTCGCCACGGATTTCTGCGTAAGCTGGACGGCTCAGGACGCAGCCAAAGCGGGGCTGGAGACGCTGGTCGTCGAAGAGGCCTGCCGCGCGATCGATCTCAACGGCTCGCTCGCCAAGGCCTGGGCGGATATGGCGGCGTTGGGGATCAAGCGGATCAAGGCGGCGGATTTGCCGGGCTGA
- a CDS encoding EVE domain-containing protein yields MNGHWIAVAAAEHVRRGLSGGFMQVCHGKGAPLRRIKPGDHVVYYSPTATFGGLDRLQAFTAIGTVREREPYRADMGNGFQPFRRDVDWLEAQEAPIRPLLDRLHLTAGQRNWGYQLRFGLLGVETHDFEIIASAMSAHAVNAASL; encoded by the coding sequence ATGAACGGGCACTGGATTGCGGTGGCTGCCGCCGAGCATGTCAGGCGTGGCCTTTCCGGTGGATTCATGCAGGTTTGCCACGGCAAGGGCGCACCGTTGCGGCGCATCAAACCAGGTGACCACGTCGTCTATTATTCGCCGACCGCCACATTCGGCGGCTTGGACCGGCTGCAGGCGTTCACGGCGATCGGGACGGTGCGGGAGAGGGAGCCATACCGAGCCGATATGGGCAATGGCTTCCAACCTTTCCGACGCGATGTCGATTGGCTGGAGGCGCAGGAGGCGCCGATCAGGCCGCTGCTCGACCGATTGCATCTGACCGCAGGGCAGCGAAATTGGGGTTATCAGCTCCGTTTCGGGCTGCTTGGTGTCGAGACACATGATTTCGAGATCATCGCCTCGGCGATGTCGGCTCATGCGGTAAATGCAGCTTCGCTGTAG
- the pyrH gene encoding UMP kinase yields the protein MRPKRVLVKLSGEALAGQAGSGLDGHTLTALAADIAHAAREGVEIAIVVGGGNFFRGLQGLNKGLDRPSADSIGMLGTVMNALALEHAIETAGAPARAMSAVPMPSLCESYARRRALDHLSNGKVVILGGGTGNPYFTTDTGAALRAAELDCSHLLKATQVDGVYTADPKIDPKATRYDTLTHAEAIKRDLKVMDTAAFALARDAGLTIVVFSIAETGALAAVLRGEGRATYVTP from the coding sequence GTGAGACCTAAACGCGTCCTTGTGAAGCTCTCCGGCGAAGCCCTTGCGGGACAAGCGGGATCTGGCCTCGACGGCCACACGCTGACAGCGCTGGCGGCTGACATTGCACATGCCGCACGCGAAGGCGTCGAGATCGCCATCGTGGTCGGCGGCGGCAATTTCTTTCGCGGCCTGCAGGGCCTGAACAAGGGTCTCGATCGGCCGAGCGCCGATTCCATCGGCATGCTCGGCACGGTGATGAACGCGCTTGCCCTCGAACACGCGATCGAGACCGCAGGCGCCCCGGCGCGCGCGATGTCGGCCGTGCCGATGCCCTCGCTTTGCGAGAGCTATGCGCGTCGCCGCGCCTTGGACCATCTCAGCAACGGCAAGGTAGTGATTCTGGGCGGCGGCACCGGCAACCCCTATTTCACCACCGATACGGGTGCCGCGTTGCGCGCTGCCGAGCTCGATTGCAGCCATCTGCTCAAGGCGACGCAGGTCGATGGTGTCTACACAGCCGATCCCAAGATCGATCCGAAGGCGACACGCTACGACACGCTGACGCATGCCGAGGCGATCAAGCGCGACCTCAAGGTGATGGATACTGCGGCCTTTGCGCTGGCGCGCGATGCCGGCCTCACCATCGTCGTGTTCTCGATCGCCGAGACCGGCGCGCTCGCAGCCGTGCTGCGCGGTGAGGGCAGGGCGACTTACGTCACTCCCTGA
- a CDS encoding FkbM family methyltransferase — protein sequence MSLAVPEAMHWAIKDVLEGEYEAGYDGVGLDILDIGANVGSFALWATARWPGSVVTSYEPHPGTFEFLKRNTHQRRDIVIVNAALFPGGQKTASFVSRFAGDGESGLASYAGDTFVAGAMVERYEVAVVDPASLASPDIVKIDIEGGEGDVLDHIDLSKTSLVLLEYQNRKNRIQLEARLKADFDLIDTHEHSWDPLLEQRCYRPDLAGDVYGRMFAARKGVTRMRRTAEG from the coding sequence ATGAGCCTTGCGGTGCCCGAAGCGATGCACTGGGCCATCAAGGACGTGCTGGAGGGCGAGTACGAGGCGGGCTATGACGGCGTCGGCCTCGATATCCTCGATATCGGCGCGAATGTCGGTTCTTTTGCGCTCTGGGCAACGGCGCGCTGGCCGGGCAGCGTGGTGACTTCCTACGAACCACATCCCGGCACCTTCGAGTTCCTGAAGCGCAATACGCATCAGCGCCGTGATATCGTCATCGTCAACGCGGCTCTGTTTCCTGGCGGACAGAAGACTGCGAGCTTTGTGAGCCGCTTCGCCGGAGACGGCGAATCCGGACTGGCGTCCTATGCCGGCGATACCTTCGTGGCGGGCGCCATGGTCGAGCGCTACGAGGTCGCTGTCGTGGATCCCGCCAGCCTGGCATCACCGGACATCGTGAAAATCGATATCGAGGGCGGCGAGGGCGATGTGCTGGATCATATCGATCTGTCAAAGACTTCGCTGGTATTGCTGGAGTACCAGAATCGCAAGAACCGCATCCAGCTGGAAGCCCGCCTGAAAGCGGATTTCGACCTGATCGACACCCATGAGCACTCCTGGGATCCGCTGCTCGAACAGCGCTGCTACCGGCCCGATCTGGCGGGCGACGTTTATGGGCGCATGTTTGCAGCCCGTAAGGGCGTGACACGCATGAGGCGCACGGCTGAGGGATGA
- a CDS encoding VOC family protein — MPRLNRIIETALYVDDLERAAAFYENVLEVEAMLRTKTLYAYDIGGSSVLLLFQRGESLGSQTSPNGTIPPHDGSGPLHICFAVDAEELPVWETRLKQHGVAIEGRMTWERGGESLYLRDPDGHLLELMSPGVWATY; from the coding sequence ATGCCACGCTTGAATCGCATTATCGAGACCGCACTTTACGTTGACGATCTCGAGCGCGCCGCAGCGTTCTACGAGAACGTTCTTGAAGTTGAGGCGATGCTACGCACCAAGACGTTGTACGCTTACGACATTGGCGGGTCGAGCGTGTTGCTGTTGTTCCAGCGTGGAGAATCACTTGGCAGCCAGACATCGCCCAACGGAACCATTCCCCCGCATGACGGGTCGGGGCCGCTGCATATCTGCTTCGCCGTCGATGCCGAAGAATTGCCCGTCTGGGAGACCAGATTGAAGCAGCATGGCGTCGCCATCGAGGGCCGCATGACCTGGGAGCGCGGCGGAGAGAGCCTCTATCTCCGCGATCCGGATGGCCACTTGCTTGAACTGATGAGCCCGGGTGTCTGGGCCACATACTAG